A window of uncultured Litoreibacter sp. contains these coding sequences:
- a CDS encoding thymidine kinase yields MAKLYFHYSTMNAGKSTLLLQAAHNYQEMGMDTFLLTADFDSRSGEGKIGSRIGFAKKATTYGADDDLFQLISNRLAKGDIACVMVDEAQWLSSDQVWQLARAADDLGVPVMCYGLRVDFRGELFPGSATLLALADDLREVRTICHCGRKATMVIRKGADGKAVTDGDQVVVGGNETYLSLCRKHWREAVGG; encoded by the coding sequence ATGGCCAAGCTTTACTTCCACTACTCCACCATGAACGCCGGCAAATCGACCCTGCTTTTGCAGGCCGCGCATAACTACCAGGAAATGGGCATGGACACGTTCCTGCTGACTGCCGATTTCGACAGTCGGTCGGGCGAAGGGAAAATCGGCAGCCGCATAGGTTTTGCCAAGAAAGCAACGACTTACGGCGCGGATGACGACCTTTTTCAGCTGATATCAAACCGGCTGGCCAAGGGCGATATCGCCTGCGTGATGGTGGATGAGGCCCAATGGTTGAGCAGCGATCAGGTCTGGCAACTTGCCCGCGCGGCCGACGATCTGGGCGTGCCCGTCATGTGCTACGGGCTGCGCGTCGACTTCAGGGGGGAGCTGTTCCCGGGCTCCGCAACATTGCTGGCATTGGCCGATGACTTGCGCGAGGTTCGCACCATTTGCCATTGCGGCCGCAAGGCCACGATGGTGATCCGCAAAGGGGCTGACGGGAAGGCTGTCACCGATGGCGACCAAGTTGTTGTGGGCGGCAATGAGACCTATTTGTCGCTATGCCGGAAGCATTGGCGTGAGGCTGTTGGCGGCTAA